The proteins below are encoded in one region of Desulfovibrio sp. JC022:
- the rlmD gene encoding 23S rRNA (uracil(1939)-C(5))-methyltransferase RlmD, whose amino-acid sequence MSNDTKPIRKGDIIETKIESLAFGGRGIGRYEGLTLFVEGVVPGQTVRCEITKSKKRFAEARRTEIISHVEEEQTPACKHFGSCGGCLHQDIKYSAQTFWKGRQVCETLERIGKIADNTPGMGDEALPSPLEYGYRNKMEFSFHGIGDALKLGFKRRGSETEVLNIHSCPLLPEQCADIPALVRDYCARTGIGTYRHNRGGYWRKLVVRFSHYSGEMMIHLITEPAKSHHTIKGLGKLLFDNIPQLKSFAHSTRKGRADLATGERLISLTGLDYITETLTRADGSEINYRITPNAFFQTNSKGAEILYRKSSELAAPGPNDVVWDLFCGSGGIGMFMAKDVGKLIGIEVSEESVESAKENATLNGLENTQYIVGNLASEIGLPADLDRPDMVIVDPPRSGVPEPSLNKLLELRPEKILYISCNPATLARDVAKMDGSYRLDRFAAVDMFPHTAHVESIALLTKTS is encoded by the coding sequence ATGAGCAATGATACCAAGCCTATCCGTAAAGGCGATATAATTGAAACCAAAATTGAATCACTGGCTTTCGGGGGCCGTGGCATCGGACGCTACGAAGGCCTGACCCTGTTTGTGGAAGGAGTTGTTCCGGGTCAGACAGTTCGCTGCGAAATCACCAAGTCGAAAAAACGGTTCGCAGAAGCACGGCGCACTGAAATCATCAGCCATGTTGAAGAAGAACAGACTCCGGCCTGTAAACATTTCGGTTCCTGCGGCGGCTGCCTACATCAGGATATAAAATACAGTGCACAGACATTCTGGAAAGGACGTCAGGTCTGTGAAACACTGGAACGCATCGGAAAAATAGCTGATAACACTCCGGGCATGGGCGATGAAGCCCTGCCTTCTCCCTTGGAATACGGCTACCGCAACAAAATGGAATTTTCCTTTCACGGCATCGGCGATGCCCTGAAACTGGGATTTAAACGACGCGGCTCTGAAACTGAAGTGCTCAATATCCACAGCTGCCCCCTGCTCCCGGAACAATGTGCCGACATCCCGGCACTGGTCCGTGATTATTGCGCCCGAACCGGGATCGGCACCTACCGCCACAACCGGGGCGGATACTGGCGCAAGCTGGTGGTCCGTTTCTCCCACTACAGCGGGGAAATGATGATCCATCTGATCACCGAACCGGCAAAATCCCATCACACCATCAAGGGGCTGGGTAAACTCCTATTCGACAACATTCCGCAACTTAAGAGCTTTGCGCACTCCACCCGCAAAGGACGTGCGGACCTCGCCACCGGTGAAAGACTCATTTCGCTGACCGGGCTGGATTACATTACCGAAACACTGACCCGTGCCGACGGCAGTGAAATTAACTATCGTATCACTCCCAATGCCTTTTTCCAGACCAACTCTAAAGGAGCGGAGATTCTGTACCGAAAAAGTTCAGAGCTGGCTGCTCCCGGCCCCAACGATGTGGTCTGGGACCTTTTCTGCGGGTCCGGCGGCATCGGCATGTTCATGGCCAAGGATGTTGGTAAACTCATCGGCATTGAGGTTTCCGAAGAATCCGTGGAATCAGCAAAAGAAAACGCTACGCTCAACGGACTGGAAAACACGCAATACATTGTAGGCAACCTTGCTTCCGAAATAGGGCTGCCAGCTGATCTGGACCGCCCGGATATGGTCATCGTTGACCCTCCGCGTTCCGGAGTGCCTGAGCCATCTTTAAATAAACTGCTTGAGCTGAGACCTGAAAAGATTCTCTATATCTCCTGCAACCCTGCAACTCTTGCCCGTGATGTGGCTAAAATGGATGGCAGCTACAGACTGGACCGCTTTGCAGCAGTAGATATGTTCCCGCATACGGCTCATGTGGAATCCATCGCGCTGTTGACGAAAACAAGCTAA
- a CDS encoding septal ring lytic transglycosylase RlpA family protein, with translation MIRCFLFVQLLLLMVAVPSFAQDETQNRTEGSSSGAETIVIPADYKEQGMASWYGEKFQGKLTASGEPYDMEKMTAAHNYLPLGVKVSVTNLSNKKKVAVIINDRGPFVPDRIIDLSRAAAQKLGFIDAGKVKVLIEPYRPEPEPKPAAAPAPVIVHKKLYGAFYIQAGAYKVKANADRLIERLNKAGFHNTRTVRVVTDSAQIFKVQLGMYKTLANVRKAHGSLGKGFPGTFILADVIQD, from the coding sequence ATGATTAGATGTTTTTTGTTTGTACAGCTTTTGCTGCTGATGGTCGCGGTTCCGTCTTTTGCGCAGGATGAAACTCAGAACAGGACGGAAGGGAGTTCCTCCGGGGCTGAGACAATTGTGATTCCCGCAGATTATAAAGAGCAAGGCATGGCTTCATGGTATGGGGAAAAATTTCAGGGAAAGCTTACCGCCAGCGGTGAGCCATATGACATGGAAAAAATGACCGCCGCCCACAATTACCTGCCGCTGGGCGTTAAAGTAAGTGTCACCAATCTCAGCAATAAGAAGAAAGTTGCAGTGATCATTAACGACCGTGGTCCTTTTGTGCCGGATCGCATTATCGATCTTTCCCGCGCCGCAGCTCAGAAACTTGGTTTTATTGATGCCGGTAAGGTCAAGGTGCTTATTGAGCCCTACCGCCCGGAACCAGAACCGAAGCCTGCGGCCGCTCCTGCTCCGGTCATTGTGCACAAGAAGCTTTACGGCGCATTCTACATTCAGGCCGGAGCCTATAAAGTAAAGGCCAATGCCGACCGTCTCATTGAAAGGCTGAATAAGGCCGGATTCCACAATACCCGCACTGTCCGGGTTGTCACCGACAGTGCCCAGATTTTCAAGGTTCAGCTTGGTATGTACAAGACCTTGGCAAATGTCCGTAAAGCGCACGGTTCTCTTGGAAAAGGCTTTCCGGGGACGTTTATTCTTGCGGATGTGATTCAGGATTAG
- a CDS encoding FxsA family protein yields the protein MFAKIFLGFVLIPLIDLYILVQIGSEIGTLNAIALCLLTAFVGAALAKSQGVATMQKVQENLNKGIMPAEDILDAVLIFLAGLVLLTPGFMTDIFGLLILFPLTRNYFKRMLRSQFENMKNNPNIHVVHHNSEFTAWTNQEQPKRRIDDHDVIDVEVEDKKDDKPLQ from the coding sequence ATGTTCGCTAAGATTTTTCTGGGTTTTGTACTCATTCCCCTGATCGATCTCTACATTCTGGTACAGATCGGTTCTGAAATCGGGACCCTCAATGCCATTGCCCTCTGTCTGCTGACCGCCTTTGTCGGTGCGGCCCTTGCCAAATCGCAAGGCGTAGCCACCATGCAAAAAGTGCAGGAAAACCTGAATAAAGGCATCATGCCCGCCGAGGACATACTCGACGCGGTACTTATATTTCTGGCCGGACTGGTCCTGCTCACACCGGGCTTCATGACCGATATATTCGGCCTACTCATCCTTTTCCCCCTCACCCGCAATTATTTCAAACGCATGCTCAGATCCCAGTTTGAAAATATGAAGAACAATCCCAATATCCATGTGGTCCACCATAATTCAGAATTCACCGCCTGGACCAATCAGGAACAGCCCAAACGACGCATTGATGACCATGATGTCATTGATGTGGAAGTGGAAGACAAAAAGGATGATAAGCCGCTGCAATAA
- a CDS encoding sulfite exporter TauE/SafE family protein, translating to MSPLMIMSPFVLVPAIFFIAGLMQGLTGFGCALIAMPLLAYVVDIKIAVPVCTLCGIFINLNMTYKLRKSLDRNKILPLIIGSVPGSVFGTMMLKEVNGDYIRLFLGLLIAGFAAYSLIAKPIKLNISDKWGYLSGFMTGAIAAAVSAGGPPTIIYTSLRDWDKDSFKATLVSFFMAAGIMAAVGHLLSGLTTIYIFKLFLASTLPIVMGTLAGGMISGLLSEDFYRRIVMVLLVIMGLMLIFQNV from the coding sequence ATGTCTCCATTAATGATCATGTCTCCATTTGTATTAGTCCCCGCTATTTTTTTCATTGCCGGACTCATGCAGGGATTAACCGGATTCGGTTGCGCCCTCATCGCCATGCCCTTGCTGGCCTATGTTGTTGATATTAAAATCGCAGTACCGGTGTGTACGCTTTGCGGGATTTTCATCAACCTGAACATGACCTACAAACTGCGCAAAAGCCTTGATCGCAACAAAATACTTCCCCTCATCATCGGCAGCGTGCCCGGATCTGTTTTTGGGACTATGATGCTAAAAGAAGTTAATGGCGACTATATCCGTTTGTTTCTTGGCCTCCTCATCGCCGGATTCGCAGCATATTCACTTATCGCCAAACCAATCAAATTGAATATCAGTGACAAATGGGGATATCTTTCAGGATTCATGACCGGAGCCATAGCCGCCGCAGTCAGCGCAGGAGGCCCGCCTACCATCATATACACTTCTCTTCGCGATTGGGACAAAGACAGCTTCAAGGCAACTCTGGTCAGCTTTTTCATGGCCGCAGGCATAATGGCAGCCGTCGGCCATCTCTTAAGCGGGCTGACCACCATTTATATTTTTAAGCTCTTTCTGGCTTCCACCCTGCCCATTGTGATGGGAACATTGGCAGGCGGCATGATTTCCGGACTGCTTTCGGAGGATTTTTACCGCAGAATCGTCATGGTACTGCTTGTCATCATGGGATTGATGCTTATATTCCAGAACGTCTAA
- a CDS encoding 30S ribosomal protein S1, whose translation MSEKNLETNGEENFAELFEAFQSESNDNLQVGDQIKGTVISITKDSVFVDTGSKVDGVVDRDELTDEEGELTVKDGDSVELYVISMNNNEIVLSKAMSGAGGLNMLREAYENKVPVEGKVAETCKGGFRVKMMHRKVFCPVSQIDTSFVEDAEAFVGSTHNFQVIKFEENGRNIVVSRRVLLEQEQEKVREQFVQDVQPDAVLEGKVTKLMPFGAFVELAPGVEGMVHVSELSWSRSAKPEDIVQPGDEVTVRILAMEPRKDGKGLKIGLSLKQLQADPWDEVGDKFKAGDKISGTVVRCADFGAFVEIAPGIEGLVHISEMSYTKRVHKPEDEVSPGQEIAVMVKDIDPVKRRIGLSMKDAAGDPWMDMEDSFKVGQEVEGTVENRAEFGIFINLAPGITGLLPMSRITRSGKQAELEALKPGDKVTISIEEINTSDRKVTLTAGDAQKADGDNDWKEYTKSAPKKSAPRKSAPRTSSTSGGSGGFGGLLGDKLQAALKNKK comes from the coding sequence ATGTCCGAGAAAAACTTGGAAACAAATGGCGAAGAGAACTTTGCCGAACTGTTTGAAGCCTTCCAGTCCGAATCCAACGACAACCTTCAGGTCGGAGACCAGATCAAAGGAACCGTCATTTCCATCACCAAAGATTCCGTGTTTGTTGACACCGGGTCCAAGGTAGACGGAGTTGTCGACCGCGATGAACTGACCGATGAAGAAGGCGAACTGACTGTTAAAGATGGAGACAGCGTGGAACTCTACGTTATCTCCATGAACAACAATGAAATCGTTCTTTCCAAAGCCATGTCCGGCGCGGGCGGTCTCAATATGCTTCGTGAAGCATACGAGAACAAAGTCCCGGTCGAAGGCAAGGTTGCAGAAACCTGCAAAGGCGGTTTCAGAGTAAAAATGATGCACCGCAAAGTGTTCTGCCCGGTCAGCCAGATCGACACATCCTTTGTCGAAGATGCTGAAGCTTTTGTTGGCAGCACCCACAATTTTCAGGTCATCAAGTTCGAAGAAAACGGTCGCAACATCGTTGTTTCCAGAAGAGTTCTTCTCGAACAGGAACAGGAAAAAGTCCGCGAACAGTTTGTTCAGGATGTTCAACCAGATGCAGTCCTCGAAGGTAAAGTCACTAAGCTGATGCCTTTCGGCGCATTTGTTGAACTAGCACCCGGCGTAGAAGGAATGGTTCACGTTTCCGAACTGAGCTGGTCCCGCTCCGCCAAGCCGGAAGACATCGTCCAGCCCGGTGATGAAGTAACCGTACGCATCCTTGCCATGGAGCCGCGCAAAGACGGCAAAGGCCTCAAAATCGGCCTGTCCCTCAAGCAGCTTCAGGCTGACCCCTGGGATGAAGTTGGTGACAAATTCAAGGCCGGAGACAAAATCAGCGGTACAGTTGTACGCTGTGCTGATTTCGGTGCTTTCGTTGAAATCGCACCCGGCATTGAAGGCCTCGTGCACATTTCCGAAATGAGCTACACCAAGCGCGTTCACAAACCGGAAGACGAAGTTTCCCCCGGTCAGGAAATTGCCGTCATGGTCAAGGACATTGATCCGGTCAAACGCCGTATCGGTCTGTCCATGAAAGACGCTGCCGGTGATCCTTGGATGGATATGGAAGACAGTTTCAAGGTTGGTCAGGAAGTAGAAGGAACTGTTGAGAACCGCGCTGAGTTCGGTATCTTCATCAACCTCGCTCCCGGAATCACCGGCCTGCTGCCCATGTCCCGCATCACCCGCTCCGGCAAACAGGCCGAGCTGGAAGCACTCAAGCCCGGCGACAAGGTGACCATCTCCATCGAAGAGATCAACACCTCTGACCGCAAGGTGACCCTCACCGCAGGTGACGCACAGAAGGCTGACGGAGATAATGACTGGAAAGAATACACCAAGTCTGCTCCCAAAAAGTCTGCACCCCGCAAATCCGCTCCCAGAACTTCCTCCACCTCCGGTGGCTCCGGCGGTTTCGGCGGCCTGCTCGGTGACAAGCTTCAGGCAGCCCTGAAAAACAAAAAATAG
- a CDS encoding acyl-CoA dehydratase activase, translating into MIAGIDIGSRSMELVVLDGDKIALKRKLPTTFDPSSQINKILDGINLKRIAATGYGRKLVTEELTGCECLSLTEIKAYALGISDLYPEARTILDIGGQDTKAISLLGNGKVAKFEMNDRCAAGTGKFLEHLATVFQIPIEDFGNYALEGSEPLQINSMCTVFAETEATSLMAQGKNPRDIALGLHGSIVRRTTNMLSRVGLKGPLVFAGGVANNPCVVNMLEESLGIKPLIPEDPDFAGALGAARHGKAQ; encoded by the coding sequence ATGATTGCAGGTATTGATATTGGATCACGTTCCATGGAACTGGTTGTTCTTGATGGTGATAAAATCGCCCTCAAACGCAAACTTCCCACGACTTTTGATCCATCTTCGCAGATCAATAAAATTCTGGACGGCATAAATCTTAAACGCATTGCCGCCACCGGATACGGGCGCAAACTGGTCACCGAAGAACTGACCGGATGCGAATGTCTTTCACTCACTGAGATTAAGGCATACGCGCTGGGAATTTCGGATCTTTACCCGGAAGCGCGGACCATTCTGGATATCGGCGGGCAGGACACCAAGGCCATCTCCCTGCTCGGCAACGGCAAGGTGGCAAAATTTGAAATGAATGACCGTTGCGCTGCCGGGACCGGGAAATTTCTGGAACATCTCGCAACTGTTTTCCAAATTCCCATTGAAGATTTCGGAAACTATGCGCTGGAAGGTAGTGAACCGCTCCAGATCAACAGTATGTGTACTGTTTTTGCGGAAACCGAAGCCACTTCACTCATGGCGCAGGGAAAAAATCCACGCGACATTGCCTTGGGGCTGCATGGATCAATCGTACGCCGCACAACAAATATGCTGAGCCGGGTTGGATTGAAAGGACCGCTGGTCTTTGCCGGAGGGGTCGCCAACAATCCCTGCGTTGTCAATATGTTAGAAGAGTCATTAGGCATAAAACCGCTCATTCCCGAAGACCCTGATTTTGCCGGGGCACTGGGCGCGGCTAGGCACGGAAAAGCGCAATAA
- a CDS encoding double-cubane-cluster-containing anaerobic reductase, translated as MEKASYTDMWENLNLDIEAHEGLLEVLGKFYGDIYMSQQGRLQGMEYLDLVLSEVHGLRIQELVDAQKEGRKIIGTFCVFVPEELTLAVDAIQVGLCAGADAGTEAAETVVPRNTCALIKSFIGFKMAKICPYTESCDLIIGETTCDGKKKAYEAFGEMAPMYVMEIPQRKEASDRELWKAEVMRYKEKLEELTGKKITAETLKKSIKTVNDKRRALQRLNTLRAAVPTPISGRDVLLINQVSFYDDPVRFTSSINALCDQIEERIAKNEGIVPEKTPRLMLAGCPMAVPNWKLPYIVESSGAVVVSEESCIGTRNSRDLVDESAETVEEMIDAICDRYMKIDCACFTPNNERLENITKLAEKTKVDGVIHYSLMFCQPYTHETFKVENALADSEVPMLAIETDYSMEDVEQLKTRVEAFVEIIS; from the coding sequence ATGGAAAAAGCTTCGTACACCGACATGTGGGAAAACCTGAACCTCGATATTGAAGCCCATGAGGGGCTGCTGGAAGTTCTGGGTAAATTTTACGGCGATATCTATATGAGTCAGCAGGGCCGTTTGCAGGGCATGGAATATCTGGATTTAGTGCTTTCAGAAGTCCACGGACTGCGCATTCAGGAATTGGTGGATGCCCAAAAAGAAGGCCGCAAAATCATCGGTACCTTCTGTGTTTTTGTCCCCGAAGAACTGACCCTTGCGGTGGATGCCATCCAAGTTGGTCTCTGCGCCGGAGCTGATGCCGGAACCGAGGCAGCGGAGACCGTTGTGCCCCGCAATACCTGCGCCCTGATCAAATCATTCATCGGCTTCAAGATGGCTAAGATCTGTCCCTACACTGAATCCTGCGACCTGATCATCGGTGAGACCACCTGCGACGGCAAAAAGAAAGCTTACGAAGCATTCGGTGAAATGGCTCCCATGTACGTCATGGAAATCCCCCAGCGCAAGGAAGCTTCCGACCGCGAACTTTGGAAAGCCGAAGTTATGCGCTACAAGGAAAAGCTGGAAGAGCTGACCGGGAAAAAGATCACTGCTGAAACTCTCAAGAAATCCATCAAAACCGTCAACGACAAGCGTCGTGCCCTGCAACGGCTGAACACCCTGCGCGCCGCTGTGCCCACCCCTATCTCCGGGCGTGATGTACTGCTCATCAATCAGGTCAGCTTTTATGATGATCCGGTGCGCTTCACCAGCTCCATCAACGCCCTTTGCGACCAGATCGAAGAACGCATTGCCAAGAATGAAGGGATTGTTCCTGAAAAAACTCCCCGACTCATGCTGGCAGGTTGCCCAATGGCTGTACCCAACTGGAAACTGCCTTACATCGTGGAAAGCTCCGGCGCGGTGGTTGTTTCTGAAGAATCCTGCATCGGAACCCGTAACTCCCGCGATCTGGTAGATGAATCCGCCGAAACCGTGGAAGAGATGATCGACGCAATCTGCGACCGCTACATGAAGATAGACTGTGCCTGCTTCACTCCCAACAATGAACGGCTCGAAAACATTACCAAACTGGCTGAAAAAACCAAAGTGGATGGCGTAATCCATTATTCACTTATGTTCTGCCAGCCCTACACCCACGAAACTTTCAAAGTAGAAAATGCGCTTGCCGATTCCGAAGTGCCCATGCTGGCAATCGAAACAGACTACAGCATGGAAGATGTAGAGCAATTAAAGACCCGCGTTGAAGCATTTGTCGAAATTATATCTTAG
- a CDS encoding SidJ-related pseudokinase produces MRKDEATAYARGLTPEREFSAAYMDVRNLRALLQKEPECADNEIVHAVSDVLMEQRYSSQRMSQLLYRECAKALAAIGHGCPDCAVSHSALHLQIQAASSCKKYAAVEASGGLGVLPFEIPLPDPPEPFSGFAPSVKWEVLLKNAGVVGEPAFSGRSAVMEAEGENRIFAIKILRKGEVPEGLHLEGRWMERLCNESGADNVRFDCPCPYTIGGHVVFKLEGLPAEAPENLHQELYAMAYHAHSDYFIYPNDDREEKRSSADEMLEIMGRNSFLLGQLAGQGVVHDAPIPLFHNRVQATRRTDEGVYEWRRFGRLDRWLDSCRYPNFGRSGLRDFEHFQVMKPGRDPFYWAIGSHFMSILLVLGSWFRAQEPQLCGLDANNEPIDARHLFDADFFERVVKHCFDKYYHGFTGRKFHNEIDLHIPELVQDMINEMGVDRHMFEFMRVVDQEILEDDEFRKYLIKCGMEPDKAYSIEKNKEDIPLTTGPHLGDFNSTISLPEIIEWSAMAAGCCIASRALGDRWG; encoded by the coding sequence TTGAGAAAAGACGAAGCCACAGCATACGCGCGGGGATTGACCCCGGAACGGGAATTCAGCGCGGCCTATATGGATGTCCGTAATTTGCGGGCACTGCTCCAGAAAGAACCGGAATGTGCGGATAATGAAATTGTCCACGCGGTCTCGGATGTACTTATGGAGCAACGTTACAGCTCCCAGCGCATGTCGCAGCTGCTTTATCGGGAATGTGCCAAGGCCCTTGCCGCCATTGGTCACGGTTGCCCGGATTGTGCTGTTTCGCACTCTGCTTTGCATTTGCAGATTCAGGCAGCTTCCAGTTGTAAAAAATATGCTGCCGTAGAAGCTTCCGGCGGGCTGGGCGTGCTGCCGTTTGAGATCCCATTGCCTGATCCCCCGGAACCGTTTTCCGGCTTTGCACCTTCTGTAAAATGGGAAGTTCTGCTCAAGAATGCCGGAGTTGTGGGCGAACCTGCCTTTTCAGGACGCAGCGCGGTCATGGAGGCGGAGGGCGAGAACCGTATTTTTGCTATTAAGATCCTGCGTAAAGGAGAAGTTCCAGAAGGATTGCATCTCGAAGGACGCTGGATGGAACGGCTTTGCAATGAATCCGGGGCCGATAATGTCCGTTTTGATTGTCCCTGTCCGTATACCATCGGGGGGCACGTGGTTTTCAAGCTGGAAGGATTGCCAGCAGAGGCACCGGAAAATCTGCACCAAGAACTTTACGCCATGGCTTATCATGCCCACAGTGATTATTTTATTTACCCCAATGATGACCGTGAGGAGAAGCGCAGTTCAGCTGATGAAATGCTGGAAATCATGGGCCGTAATTCTTTTCTGCTGGGACAATTAGCAGGGCAGGGCGTAGTGCATGATGCGCCGATTCCCCTTTTTCATAACCGGGTGCAGGCCACCCGTCGCACGGATGAAGGCGTTTACGAATGGCGCAGGTTCGGAAGGCTGGACCGCTGGCTTGATTCCTGCCGTTACCCGAATTTCGGACGTTCCGGTCTGCGGGATTTTGAGCATTTTCAGGTCATGAAGCCGGGGCGCGATCCCTTTTATTGGGCTATCGGGTCGCATTTCATGTCCATCCTGCTGGTGCTGGGCAGCTGGTTTCGGGCGCAGGAGCCGCAGCTTTGCGGGCTTGATGCGAATAACGAACCCATTGATGCCCGTCATCTCTTTGATGCTGATTTTTTTGAGCGTGTGGTGAAACATTGTTTCGATAAATATTACCACGGCTTCACCGGAAGAAAGTTCCATAATGAAATTGACCTGCACATCCCTGAACTGGTGCAGGATATGATTAATGAAATGGGCGTGGATCGTCACATGTTCGAATTCATGCGCGTGGTGGATCAGGAAATTTTAGAAGATGATGAGTTCCGCAAATATCTCATCAAATGCGGCATGGAACCGGATAAGGCATATTCCATCGAAAAGAATAAAGAAGATATCCCCCTGACCACCGGGCCGCATCTCGGCGACTTCAACAGCACCATATCATTACCGGAAATTATCGAATGGTCCGCCATGGCAGCGGGGTGCTGCATTGCTTCACGTGCTTTGGGGGATCGGTGGGGCTAG
- the pbpC gene encoding penicillin-binding protein 1C translates to MRKRILFILGGVVFFLIASFFALDLLFPFPEHKLHPPVASVVRDREGKALRIFLPPDGARRMHADFSRISPVLKKTLIASEDRWFKYHPGINPVSILRASIANISAGHVVSGASTIPMQIARMAEPKKRTLWAKTIEAFRALQLKLHHSNDELLEIYLNMLPYGGNIVGVGAASHFYFGHGPDTLSLGESALLTTIPRGPVFYDPLRNPQQARAGRNRVMHQLAKKGVFPPDEIERNLKLPLPDSVRPVPLKAPHFCRMVLERGGRVPETVTTLDSTLQQGAQEIIKNHVARLRGDDIDNAACIIIHIPTREIRALVGSADFFENGFGGAINLADKQRSPGSTLKSFIYGLAFDQGKLVPNSFVYDIPVDYAGYSPQNYDRMYHGQVTVRQALAKSLNIPAVNTLARTGVAEFIELLKKGGISTLDKAAMEYGLPLALGGCEIKLTELTNLYASLADGGKFKPFSVTAGENNISTQILSPESAWLVLEMLSSVTRPEMNETWMLTRDMPEAAWKTGTSFGHRDAWAVGISGDYAIGVWVGNPDGRPRKGISGAVHAGPLLFDLLRLAAPGGKLPAPPEGSGISEVEVCAHSRQLPGPFCSKRTTMRSLSGKTRLHPCEECRQIFVDGKSGYRISGECLGRKGIKTKIIRTIPAKLARWRAENNLEVPQLPPLAPDCDLIPSGIAPKIISPAANTPYLLRKDTPLKFQQIALKSEAGPDSGTLHWFLDGRLVSQGKFDEKLFTEISVGKHRISVSDEIGRVDAVEFEVR, encoded by the coding sequence ATGAGGAAGAGAATTTTATTTATACTTGGTGGAGTCGTATTCTTCCTGATCGCGTCTTTTTTTGCGCTCGATCTACTTTTTCCGTTTCCTGAGCACAAGCTTCATCCTCCTGTTGCCTCAGTTGTTAGGGACCGTGAAGGAAAGGCCTTGCGTATTTTCCTGCCCCCGGATGGGGCGCGACGCATGCATGCGGACTTTTCTAGGATTTCCCCAGTCTTGAAGAAGACACTGATTGCTTCGGAGGATCGATGGTTTAAATATCATCCGGGAATTAATCCGGTTTCAATCCTTCGCGCGTCGATTGCAAATATATCAGCCGGACACGTTGTCTCCGGGGCCTCAACTATCCCCATGCAGATTGCCCGCATGGCTGAGCCGAAAAAAAGAACTCTATGGGCCAAGACCATTGAGGCTTTTCGGGCTTTGCAACTCAAGTTGCATCATTCAAATGATGAGTTGCTGGAAATATATCTGAATATGCTGCCCTACGGCGGAAACATCGTCGGAGTTGGCGCGGCTTCCCATTTCTATTTCGGTCATGGCCCGGACACTCTTTCACTTGGTGAATCTGCCTTACTGACCACCATTCCGCGTGGACCTGTATTTTATGATCCGCTACGCAATCCGCAGCAAGCTCGCGCGGGACGTAACCGGGTTATGCATCAATTGGCGAAGAAAGGAGTATTCCCGCCAGATGAAATTGAACGCAACTTGAAGCTGCCCTTGCCGGATTCAGTTCGCCCCGTTCCCCTTAAAGCTCCCCATTTTTGCCGCATGGTTTTAGAGCGCGGCGGTCGAGTTCCTGAAACAGTTACCACTCTTGATTCAACTTTGCAGCAGGGTGCGCAGGAAATTATCAAGAACCACGTAGCCCGGTTGCGCGGAGATGACATCGACAATGCTGCCTGCATAATCATCCATATACCCACTCGTGAAATTCGGGCATTGGTCGGTTCGGCGGACTTTTTTGAAAATGGGTTCGGCGGGGCAATTAATCTGGCAGACAAACAGCGCTCTCCCGGATCGACCCTCAAATCTTTTATCTATGGTTTGGCTTTTGATCAGGGTAAGCTGGTGCCGAATTCATTTGTCTATGATATCCCGGTGGATTACGCCGGATATTCCCCGCAAAACTACGACCGCATGTATCACGGGCAGGTCACGGTCAGGCAGGCCCTTGCCAAGTCCCTAAACATTCCGGCAGTAAACACTCTCGCCCGAACCGGAGTGGCGGAATTCATCGAGCTGCTAAAAAAAGGCGGGATCAGTACCCTTGATAAGGCTGCTATGGAATACGGATTGCCCCTCGCGCTGGGCGGCTGTGAAATCAAGCTGACCGAATTGACGAATCTTTATGCATCTCTGGCTGATGGCGGGAAATTCAAACCATTTAGCGTCACTGCCGGGGAAAACAATATCAGCACGCAGATTCTTTCCCCGGAATCAGCATGGCTGGTCCTTGAAATGCTTTCCTCGGTAACCAGACCGGAAATGAACGAAACATGGATGCTCACCCGCGACATGCCCGAAGCTGCGTGGAAAACCGGAACATCTTTTGGGCATCGTGACGCATGGGCTGTAGGGATTTCAGGAGATTACGCCATCGGCGTCTGGGTAGGAAACCCGGACGGCAGGCCGCGCAAGGGTATTTCAGGAGCTGTCCATGCCGGGCCGTTGCTCTTCGACCTGCTCCGTCTGGCTGCACCGGGCGGAAAACTACCCGCGCCCCCGGAAGGCTCCGGCATCAGCGAAGTGGAAGTCTGCGCACACAGCCGCCAGCTTCCCGGTCCGTTCTGTTCCAAGCGCACAACCATGCGTAGCCTTTCCGGCAAAACAAGGCTGCACCCTTGCGAAGAGTGCCGCCAGATTTTCGTGGACGGAAAAAGCGGTTACCGCATTTCCGGGGAATGCCTCGGACGCAAGGGCATCAAAACAAAAATAATCCGCACCATCCCGGCCAAACTGGCAAGATGGCGGGCTGAAAACAATCTTGAAGTACCGCAGCTGCCCCCACTGGCCCCGGATTGCGACCTGATTCCATCCGGCATCGCCCCCAAAATTATCTCCCCGGCAGCCAATACCCCCTATCTGCTACGCAAGGACACCCCGCTGAAATTCCAGCAGATAGCCCTAAAATCCGAAGCAGGCCCGGACAGCGGAACCCTGCACTGGTTCCTTGATGGACGATTGGTAAGTCAGGGCAAATTTGATGAAAAACTGTTTACTGAAATAAGTGTCGGGAAACACAGGATTTCAGTATCAGATGAGATTGGGCGGGTGGATGCTGTAGAGTTTGAGGTGCGCTAG